One Lacunisphaera limnophila DNA window includes the following coding sequences:
- the msrB gene encoding peptide-methionine (R)-S-oxide reductase MsrB, with protein MKTRSLLFLLVLLAGVFVSAAMKPNSTPPAAKDALECAPGEISACGLPSNVVIDLSKAKVQRTEAQWRARLTAMQYRVAREQGTEPPFRNEYWDSKADGVYFCVGCDTPLFDSRHKFDSGTGWPSFWQPLEKAFLGEERDVGFGMIRIESHCVKCGSHLGHVFEDGPRPTGLRYCINSASLKFKLRADYDKWVAQGGAAN; from the coding sequence TTTTCTCCTCGTCCTGCTGGCCGGGGTGTTTGTTTCCGCCGCCATGAAACCCAACTCCACTCCCCCCGCCGCCAAGGATGCCCTCGAGTGCGCCCCCGGCGAAATTTCCGCCTGCGGCCTGCCGTCGAATGTCGTCATCGACCTGAGCAAGGCGAAGGTGCAGCGCACCGAGGCGCAATGGCGCGCCCGCCTGACGGCGATGCAATACCGCGTGGCCCGCGAGCAGGGCACCGAGCCGCCCTTTCGCAACGAGTACTGGGATTCCAAGGCGGACGGCGTCTATTTCTGCGTCGGTTGCGACACGCCGCTCTTTGACTCGCGCCACAAGTTCGACTCCGGCACGGGCTGGCCGAGCTTCTGGCAGCCCCTGGAAAAGGCGTTCCTCGGCGAGGAGCGCGACGTGGGCTTCGGCATGATCCGGATCGAGAGCCACTGTGTGAAGTGCGGCAGCCACCTCGGGCATGTGTTTGAAGACGGTCCGCGCCCGACCGGCCTGCGCTACTGCATCAATTCCGCCTCGCTGAAGTTCAAACTGCGGGCCGACTATGACAAGTGGGTCGCGCAGGGTGGCGCGGCGAATTGA
- a CDS encoding DUF1343 domain-containing protein, which translates to MTRRSIALSSLVSALAALALLAGCASDAKKPEPKKPAAPVARPEPAPTPAPPPEKLPRVMLGIDVLEAEGFKAIAGKRLGLLTHRAGVNRRGESTINVLRRAPQSKLVCLFAPENGLDGTTKSATRFDDAIHAPTGLPIYSLYGKNKRPTKEQLKDLHAVVIDLQDIGVRSYTFISWMRYTMEACFENGVEVIILDRPNPLGGLKVDGPPLDAEWMSDVGAFRVPYVHGLTMGELATMAQQAPRVLHVKDSVRAKGKLTVVPMRGWHRAMRWPETELTWVQTSPMITSYDAVIGYAMIGLGCEQTAWRQVALPAGYRADYPTRGISHPKKTPEEIIAALEAFQIPGIRLVKRETRNAEGKPLAGVFVEVVDWTAWRPTELSFYMHKQAEKWSPLKVFASLTGAQQRTFQIHVGSTAWYEALSKEGMRVDVAAFVKNWSERAAVYQLHSKKYWLYD; encoded by the coding sequence ATGACCCGCCGGTCAATCGCGCTTTCGTCCCTTGTCTCCGCCCTGGCCGCCCTGGCCCTGCTGGCCGGCTGCGCGTCCGACGCCAAGAAACCCGAGCCGAAGAAACCCGCGGCCCCGGTCGCCCGCCCTGAACCGGCGCCCACCCCGGCCCCTCCCCCGGAAAAGCTGCCCCGCGTCATGCTCGGCATCGACGTCCTCGAGGCCGAGGGCTTCAAGGCCATCGCGGGGAAGCGCCTCGGCCTCCTCACCCACCGCGCCGGGGTCAACCGCCGCGGCGAGAGCACCATCAACGTCCTGCGCCGCGCGCCCCAATCGAAGCTCGTCTGCCTCTTCGCGCCGGAAAACGGGCTCGATGGCACGACGAAATCCGCCACGCGCTTTGACGACGCGATCCACGCGCCCACCGGCCTCCCCATCTACTCCCTCTACGGCAAAAACAAGCGCCCGACCAAGGAACAGCTCAAGGACCTCCATGCGGTGGTCATCGACCTGCAGGACATCGGGGTGCGCTCCTACACCTTCATCAGCTGGATGCGCTACACGATGGAGGCCTGCTTCGAGAACGGCGTGGAGGTCATCATCCTCGACCGGCCCAACCCGCTCGGCGGCCTCAAGGTCGACGGCCCGCCGCTCGACGCCGAGTGGATGAGCGATGTCGGCGCCTTCCGCGTACCCTACGTGCACGGCCTGACCATGGGCGAACTCGCCACCATGGCCCAGCAGGCGCCGCGCGTGCTGCACGTGAAGGACAGCGTTCGCGCCAAGGGCAAACTGACCGTGGTGCCCATGCGCGGCTGGCACCGGGCCATGCGCTGGCCCGAGACCGAGCTGACCTGGGTCCAGACTTCGCCGATGATCACCAGCTATGACGCCGTCATCGGTTATGCGATGATCGGCCTCGGCTGCGAGCAGACCGCGTGGCGCCAGGTCGCGCTCCCGGCGGGCTACCGCGCCGATTATCCGACCCGGGGAATCAGCCACCCCAAGAAGACCCCCGAGGAGATCATCGCGGCCCTCGAGGCGTTCCAAATTCCCGGCATCCGCCTCGTGAAGCGCGAAACCCGCAACGCCGAGGGCAAACCGCTCGCCGGGGTCTTCGTCGAGGTCGTCGACTGGACCGCCTGGCGGCCGACCGAGTTGTCCTTCTACATGCACAAGCAGGCCGAGAAATGGTCGCCGCTGAAGGTCTTCGCCTCCCTCACCGGCGCCCAGCAGCGCACCTTCCAGATCCACGTCGGTTCCACCGCGTGGTACGAGGCCCTGAGCAAGGAAGGCATGCGGGTCGACGTGGCGGCCTTCGTGAAAAACTGGTCCGAGCGCGCCGCCGTCTACCAGCTGCACAGCAAAAAATACTGGCTCTACGATTGA
- a CDS encoding 3-deoxy-7-phosphoheptulonate synthase, translating into MRQPISDLRIRTTRPLLSPAILEEDLPLSEAGAAAVHDARRAVSAILQGRDDRLVAIVGPCSIHDPAAALDYARKLKPVADRLSRDLLVVMRVYFEKPRTTVGWKGLINDPHLDGTFQVNAGLRLARQLMLDVNAAGLPIGTEFLDTTLGQYYADLVAWGAIGARTTESQIHRELASGLSMPVGFKNRTDGDLQVAVDAIVSARHAHCFPSLTREGAPAILATTGNPDCHLVLRGGTHSGPNFSAPHIRQAVDLLGKAEARPVVLVDCSHGNSGKKHDHQPAVAADVAAQVAGGSRAIMGVMLESALVGGAQKYVPGQPLVPGQSITDACLSFDATVPVLEQLAAAVATRRAK; encoded by the coding sequence ATGCGCCAGCCCATTTCCGATCTCCGCATCCGCACCACCCGGCCCCTCCTCTCGCCGGCCATCCTTGAGGAGGATCTGCCGCTCAGCGAGGCGGGTGCCGCCGCGGTGCATGACGCCCGCCGCGCCGTCAGCGCGATTCTGCAGGGTCGCGACGACCGGCTCGTGGCCATCGTGGGCCCGTGCTCCATCCACGACCCCGCCGCCGCCCTGGACTACGCGCGGAAACTGAAACCCGTGGCCGACCGGCTGAGCCGCGACCTGCTCGTCGTCATGCGGGTGTATTTCGAGAAACCCCGCACCACCGTCGGCTGGAAGGGCCTGATCAACGACCCGCACCTCGACGGCACCTTTCAGGTCAATGCCGGGCTGCGCCTCGCCCGGCAGCTGATGCTGGACGTGAATGCCGCCGGGCTTCCCATCGGCACCGAGTTCCTCGACACCACGCTCGGCCAGTACTACGCCGACCTCGTCGCCTGGGGCGCCATCGGCGCGCGCACCACCGAGAGCCAGATCCACCGCGAGCTCGCCTCCGGCCTCTCCATGCCCGTCGGTTTCAAGAATCGCACGGACGGCGACCTGCAGGTGGCGGTCGACGCCATCGTGTCCGCCCGGCACGCCCACTGTTTCCCATCCCTCACTCGCGAGGGAGCCCCCGCCATTCTGGCCACCACCGGCAACCCCGACTGCCACCTGGTGCTGCGCGGCGGCACCCACAGCGGGCCGAATTTCTCCGCGCCGCACATCCGTCAGGCCGTAGATCTCCTCGGCAAGGCCGAGGCCCGGCCCGTCGTCCTCGTGGACTGCAGCCACGGCAACAGCGGCAAGAAACACGACCACCAGCCCGCCGTCGCCGCCGATGTCGCCGCGCAGGTCGCCGGCGGCTCGCGCGCCATCATGGGCGTGATGCTCGAAAGTGCCCTCGTCGGCGGCGCCCAGAAGTACGTGCCCGGCCAGCCCCTCGTGCCCGGCCAGAGCATCACCGACGCCTGCCTGTCGTTCGACGCCACCGTGCCGGTGCTCGAGCAACTCGCCGCCGCCGTGGCCACCCGGCGCGCCAAGTAG
- a CDS encoding cupin domain-containing protein — MKILLLFLVGALLLRAAPPTPADPRARELISTLQLDYLPGESGYFGLLGRSAQTVEQAGRQLAAQSRIHYLLTAEAPVNYLHWLASDDTHILLEGGPVDYFIFHPGGTVDRVTLGPDVAAGQQRVVAIPGGCWKALRLHPGAGYVLLVNVLSPEWTPDRVKIGAGEEFLQQYTDRAPWATAATLRELIGPNFRP, encoded by the coding sequence ATGAAAATCCTGCTGCTCTTCCTCGTTGGCGCCCTGCTTCTCCGGGCCGCGCCGCCCACCCCGGCCGATCCCCGCGCCCGGGAACTCATCTCCACCTTGCAACTGGACTACCTGCCCGGCGAATCGGGCTACTTCGGCCTGCTTGGCCGCTCCGCCCAGACCGTGGAGCAGGCCGGCCGGCAGCTCGCCGCCCAGAGCCGCATCCATTACCTGCTCACGGCGGAAGCCCCGGTCAACTACCTGCACTGGCTGGCCTCGGACGACACCCACATCCTGCTCGAGGGTGGGCCGGTCGATTACTTCATCTTCCACCCCGGGGGCACGGTGGACCGGGTCACGCTCGGCCCGGATGTCGCCGCCGGCCAACAACGGGTGGTCGCCATTCCCGGCGGGTGCTGGAAGGCGCTGCGCCTGCATCCCGGCGCTGGCTACGTCCTGTTGGTCAACGTGCTCTCCCCCGAGTGGACCCCGGACCGCGTGAAGATCGGCGCGGGCGAGGAGTTCCTCCAGCAGTACACCGACCGTGCCCCTTGGGCCACCGCCGCCACCCTGCGCGAGCTGATCGGCCCGAACTTCCGTCCGTGA
- a CDS encoding SAM-dependent methyltransferase, whose product MVTLCQHGYEALLERELAAAGLAVSEKGPGWALAAEGVVADLAFPQVTLMAPQEFTGESVNALAQRLADFFLESLRGERIDAAWPCVFATVPEVVGLGRRASGVEKAFGELLRKKLNRIAKLAVPDLPRGAGKTRGLFVFFADFGRVFAAREAWLGGQRRMADDDAAPSRSYLKVEEAYIVLGREPQPGETVVDLGAAPGGWSYSAAKRGARVIAVDNGPLKGGALNHPLIEHRLEDAFKFTPPEGGGYDWLFCDLVEEPHHVMQNIVAPWLQHGWCRRFVINLKFGHVDALALLREIRAADSALARHGVNLHIRHLYHDREEFTVVGERG is encoded by the coding sequence ATGGTGACCCTCTGCCAGCACGGTTATGAAGCCCTCCTTGAGCGCGAGCTCGCGGCGGCGGGCCTGGCCGTGAGCGAGAAGGGCCCGGGCTGGGCGCTGGCCGCGGAAGGCGTCGTCGCCGACCTGGCCTTTCCGCAGGTGACCCTGATGGCGCCGCAGGAATTTACGGGCGAGTCGGTCAACGCGCTGGCCCAACGGCTCGCGGATTTTTTCCTGGAGAGCCTGCGGGGTGAGCGCATCGACGCGGCGTGGCCGTGTGTGTTCGCGACCGTGCCGGAGGTCGTCGGGCTGGGCCGGCGCGCGAGTGGCGTGGAGAAGGCGTTTGGCGAGCTGCTGCGCAAGAAACTCAACCGGATCGCCAAGCTCGCGGTGCCGGACCTGCCGCGCGGGGCCGGGAAGACGCGCGGGCTGTTCGTGTTCTTCGCGGATTTTGGCCGGGTCTTCGCGGCGCGCGAGGCCTGGCTCGGGGGGCAGCGGCGCATGGCGGACGACGACGCGGCGCCCTCGCGGTCCTACCTGAAGGTCGAGGAAGCCTATATCGTGCTCGGGCGCGAGCCGCAGCCTGGCGAGACGGTGGTGGACCTGGGGGCGGCACCGGGGGGCTGGAGCTACAGCGCGGCGAAGCGGGGCGCGCGCGTCATCGCGGTGGACAACGGCCCGTTGAAGGGCGGGGCGCTGAACCATCCGTTGATCGAGCACCGGCTGGAGGACGCGTTCAAGTTCACGCCCCCGGAAGGCGGCGGCTATGACTGGCTGTTCTGCGATCTCGTCGAAGAACCGCACCATGTGATGCAAAACATCGTGGCGCCCTGGCTGCAGCACGGGTGGTGCCGGCGGTTCGTGATCAACCTGAAATTCGGCCATGTGGACGCCCTGGCGCTGCTGCGGGAGATCCGCGCGGCGGACTCGGCGCTGGCGCGCCACGGGGTCAACCTGCACATCAGACACCTTTATCATGACCGCGAGGAATTCACCGTGGTCGGCGAGCGGGGCTGA